In Lentimicrobiaceae bacterium, a genomic segment contains:
- a CDS encoding ABC transporter ATP-binding protein produces the protein MINIESIHKTYITGANQLHVLKGINLSVEKGEMVSIMGSSGSGKSTLLNIIGILDNYDQGSYQLNGTSIKNISETKAAMYRNKYIGFVFQSFNLINFKTALENVALPLYYKGVLRKKRNRIAMEYLEKMNLKEWAEHTPNELSGGQKQRIAIARAMISNPKVILADEPTGALDTATSYEVMDLLKEINKEGITILIVTHENDIAHMTDRIVHIKDGIIENGHETL, from the coding sequence ATGATTAATATCGAAAGTATTCACAAAACCTACATTACAGGAGCCAACCAGTTGCATGTTCTTAAAGGCATTAATCTCTCTGTGGAAAAGGGGGAAATGGTATCCATAATGGGTTCGTCCGGTTCGGGAAAGTCAACCCTGTTAAACATAATAGGCATACTCGATAATTATGATCAAGGCAGCTATCAGTTAAATGGTACTTCCATTAAAAATATCAGTGAAACCAAAGCTGCGATGTACCGTAATAAGTACATTGGATTTGTTTTCCAAAGCTTTAATCTCATTAATTTCAAAACTGCCCTCGAAAATGTGGCTCTTCCTCTTTATTACAAAGGTGTTCTCCGAAAAAAACGTAACCGGATTGCCATGGAATATCTTGAAAAAATGAACCTGAAGGAATGGGCAGAACATACACCCAACGAACTGTCGGGAGGACAAAAACAACGTATTGCCATTGCCCGCGCCATGATTTCAAATCCCAAGGTAATACTTGCCGACGAACCCACCGGAGCCCTTGATACTGCCACATCATATGAAGTAATGGATTTATTGAAAGAAATAAATAAAGAAGGCATTACCATACTGATTGTTACACACGAAAACGACATCGCTCACATGACCGACCGTATAGTCCATATTAAAGACGGAATCATTGAAAATGGACACGAAACCCTTTAA